A stretch of Macadamia integrifolia cultivar HAES 741 chromosome 7, SCU_Mint_v3, whole genome shotgun sequence DNA encodes these proteins:
- the LOC122083887 gene encoding uncharacterized protein LOC122083887: MGILSWWRGKEAPTANTKPKSTSKSENPAEKLETPGMNGAMEVPRPSDVTVFEFGSAAVSADKVTLAGYCPVSEELEPCRWEILPATGSNAPQFRVVF, from the coding sequence ATGGGGATTCTCTCTTGGTGGAGAGGCAAAGAGGCTCCCACGGCGAACACCAAACCAAAATCCACTTCAAAATCTGAAAATCCGGCAGAGAAATTAGAAACACCAGGAATGAACGGAGCAATGGAGGTTCCTCGACCGTCTGATGTCACTGTTTTCGAGTTCGGTTCCGCCGCAGTTTCCGCGGATAAGGTGACGCTTGCAGGGTATTGCCCTGTCTCCGAAGAACTCGAGCCGTGCCGTTGGGAAATCTTGCCTGCTACTGGCTCTAATGCTCCTCAGTTTCGGGTAGTTTTCTGA